In the genome of Harpia harpyja isolate bHarHar1 chromosome 8, bHarHar1 primary haplotype, whole genome shotgun sequence, the window GAAAACTGCTGTGGTTGCCTGGTGTAACCAGTCTCTCTGTACACATAGAGAAAAGGAGCTTGAAGATTTATTGGCCTGTGCGTAAAAATGTGGCATGGCAAAATGGCAGTTGCCAGGAGAGGTCAGTACGGAGGTGTCTGGGGCAGGGAGGCCCCTTACTCATATAAGAAGAATGCAGGAGGTAATACGTAACAGCTATAATAATCCTCCACAGTAACGATGCATATTCCTTGACAAGCTAAGAAACTTAATGAATAGGACACCTTTGTTGGGAGACTCCTCTGTTCTGCTGACCACAAATTTTTCCCAGTTCCTGAAACTGTTGGAGTCCTACTAACTATTGCTGCAGACTTTCAGGCACTGAGATGCTGATTCAAAGCTCTGTGGTATGGATTACAAGtactgggacagacagaaaactgCTGAAAGTCTAGCTGTGAGCTGCTGCAAATCtcctttacaaaagaaaaaataataattaaaagggGATGGAGAAAAGGTGGCATCGGACCTTTAAGCACAAAAGGAGCGTTTTCCCAAAACTAAACAAAGGCAGGATTTCGGTTTTAAATGCACAAGATGGTGGGAAGGCTGGATGGTAGATGTCTAGAGCTTAGTAAAGGACAATGTTGCATCTAAGGTGGAACTAAAAGCAGAAGACCAAGCTGATGAGGTCAGAAATATGGAAGGATAGGACCAAATTACTGGAAGAATTGCCCAGTGCAAGGTCTAATGGCAAGGATTTTAACCAGACTTCTCAAATTGTATGTTTATGTAATAGTAGTGGGACAGTATGTGAATACTTGCACTCAAAGGGAGAAAACACATTTCAGCTAACTACAGACTTTTTAATATATCCCTGTAATAAGAATTCAGGATATATTTTGAAGCAAAGAGTAAAGAAATATGTGGCAGACAatggaaaataagataaaaaggcattttattaaaTTTAAGTCATGCCAGACTAACCTGACACAACTCTGATAAagtaaagaagtatttttagaCAAGGAAAATGTAGCAGACTTATTAGGACATTTAGAATAGCACTACCTGGAAACCATTACTCAAGTGGGAGATGTTGGGGATTAACACAAGAACCACAGGAAATGACAGAGGGAAGTGACTGACTTTGCTCACAAAGATGATAGAATATGACTGTCCCTtcaaaggaagggagaaaaaccTTTGTATAGAGTAACATGGTCAATAAATCTAACTGGAGTCTGATGAGTACCTGGCTGGGATTATGTCCCGATTGCTGGAGGTTGCAGGATGATTTTAGAGGATATATCCAGAGTCAGACCAAGTGGGATTTGGCCACTGGACAGAGTACGGGACTGTGTGTCAGGGGAATCTAAGCACCAAAGTAGTGCACTTTATAATAGGATTCTGCAGTTAATGCAGTGAATCTGTGGTTCCAATCCACCTTCTCAGTCATTTTCAGCTCTGTTCAATCCTGTTCACGCCTTCTTGTCCCACACCTAAGGATGTATTTAGCATGTCCAGATCCCAGGGACTCTGTTGATGCTATACACAGTTCATTATATTTATAACTCTTGGCATGAACAAGACCTTAGTGCCCTACTTTAgagataacacttttttttccaaacaattgaaataaaatgaaggatTAACCTTTAAGAGACTTCTCCAGCtagatggagggagggaggatatTTTTTACATTGACCTAATCTGTGAGCATCTGGTCACAAACATACTGAGGAGAGTCTTTCGCAACCAGTTTCCAGTGGCGTCTCCCTTTTTTGTTTCCCGGCCAGGCGGATGTTCCCTGTTTTAAAGATCAGCGTGTCAGGCTTGGACCCAAACGCCATGTATTCCTTCCTGTTGGACTTCGCCCCgactgatggccaccgctggaaGTACGTCAATGGAGAATGGGTGCCGGCTGGGAAACCAGAGCCACCAAACCACAGCTGTGTCTACATCCACCCAGACTCTCCAAACTTCGGAGCCCATTGGATGAAAGCTGCTATTTCCTTCAGCAAAGTCAAACTTACCAACAAGCTCAATGGGAGTGGGCAGGTATGGCCTAATGTTTCCCCATACACCTCTTGGCTTCAATTGCAAGCACCTACCAATCAAGAAATATCAAGGGTGCATTTATGTAATTATAGAGGCCCTTACGGGCCTCTTCACCCACAGATGCCAATTATTCACTGGAGGCCAAATGTAAACAGGAATAAACAGGCCTTAATTGGCGCTTTCAGATTTTAATGGATTTCTTGATGTTAAGAGAGACAGAGTGCTGTGGTTTACTTAATCATCAGGGGGCTTTTCAGAGTTGGTCTTGTGTGCTGGGGATTTTTACATAGGacttcagagaagggaaaaaaaatggtcatGGGTATTAGGTTTTTGTTGTGTTCCCCCATGTTGTTTGGTGTAAGTGGAATGTTGGCAGGAGTCAGATAGCAGAATAAAAGGCTGCTCCTAAATGAAATAATTACTATGTCTGCTTCTGCATCATGATAATTATCAATATTCTATTGAATCAGCTTTGGCCTTTGGAAAGAAACCACATGTACCAGAAATAAGTGACTTTCTCTTTGAACCCCTTAAAAATGCAAACACGAAAATtagttttgtttcatattttatttttgatgATGCATCTAAAGGTAAAATGTTGCACAAgaccttttgtttgcttgtttgttttgtaaaaaaCTCCTACATTGGATGATACTTGTCAGCCCAGAATCAATCTCTTTCGTGTAAATATTATACGTTCTCTATCTGTTATTTCCATTAGGTTTGTGAGGTAAGTCCATAAGCCTAGTAGCCTAATTAGGTAGGAAATTATCTCAGTTTTCACAGACTGGAGAACAGAAAGATGACCTGACTTTTCCTAAGTCACACATGGAACCAGCACACAAGATGTATTGTGGAGCATAGAATGGGATCTGATTTTGCAAATTCTTCTCCTGCATTCAGGACCTCAGAAAAGTCAAAGGCCTCAGAAAAGTATGCATAGGGGtaaaaaaagctacaggaaaCCAACTTGGAGGGTCAAAGAGACCctagggaaaaaacaaaggaacATGATATGTATATAtggtggagaggaaaaaagtagaaaggaggggaggaaaagccaTATAAGAAACAAAAGTCTCCAAATAACAAATGACTGAAGCTccccttgttttcttttgaaatcttgACAACAGTGTTGAGGTAAACTATGTCCCCGCTCTGTGCTTCAGCTTCCCCTTCTGTGTTGTTACTAGGAAGTAGTAGCTGACCAATAGTGCTTTATGCTAATGGCTGCATTCTtccatgtatatatatataggtatgcACACAGCATTTTCCAAAGTACAGATTTTTCTTGCAGTAGATAGAATTAAGCAATGTAATAGACTTCCTGAAGAAGGTGTATTGTGGAATGAACGCTATTCACAGCTTTTAATGCTAGGTTAGAGACATCTGCCAAGGCTTGTTTAGATACACTTCATCTTGCCCAGAAAGATGACTAGGTGACTGCCTCAGCTCCCTCCTGGCCCTGATGTCTCTGATGGTGATTCTAAGTCTTTCAGATAGTAGAAGCAGGACAGGGATTGCCCCTTAACCATCTCAACAGCCTCTAGTGCAGTGGAAGCCCAATGGTTTGAAGGCCATAGCTGCTAACATAAATATTCACTAATGCTGCTGTATTGAAAGCTTTAAATCCAAGTCCAGCGAAGGCTCTTTCTGTTCAGCCCTGTAGTTCATCAGAAGAGAGGAAGGCACCTGCCCTTCTGCTCTCAGTAATCACTGACTGGGGAGGTTTAGCAGGGACATCTGGTCTATTAAAGAGCCAGAGCGAAGAGCAGCTGTGGGGTATCAGAGTGGCGTTGGGGTctgtctctgttttgttttctgcagataATGCTGAACTCCCTGCATAAATACGAGCCGCAGGTACACATAGTTCGTGTAGGAGGCCCCCACCGGATGGTGATGAACTGCTCCTTCCCTGAGACACAGTTCATAGCTGTGACTGCCTATCAAAATGAAGAGGTAGGTGGATGCCACACTGTGCTCTTGGTCACCATTGATGAGATACATTAAAAGCTTATTAATTATAAGATCAGCATGGACAGACTGGTCTTTTTCTTGTTTCCCCACTGGTTCCATGCAGTATAATGCTCCATTCAGTCTAATACTCTGTCTTGTCTCTGCAGTAGAACATTGTCTAATCTAGTGTCTGGCTGCAGTACTAAGCCAGGTTTAGCTTAATATCCTGCCACGGCTATTCCAGACCGGTCCATCTGTCCTGGCATCCCAATCccttactggaaaaaaaccctacagtcaAGTCCAATATCTTCCTCCAGCAATGCCTGATACTTATAATGATAACCCTATCTCTGCCCACTCCTTATAATACATACAATTGCAGAACAGTGCAGCATTCCATGGGAAAATTTCTACCCAACCTCAAAACTGTAATTGCGGGATGCTTTGGATTGTGACAATTGCTAACTCATGTGCCACATCCCTTAGCTAGTGTTGCTACAGATTTGATTCATACTTGGTAGGAATTCAGTGTTTAAACTCTCTTGAGAGGGTCCACTATCCCACAGGATTTGCCAGACTGGACCGTGCCATTATGCTGCCCTGACTGGTGTTCTGCCTGTGGCACTGATCAGCACGCAGCACTCTGCAATGAGCAAAGCTCTCTCCTAACCAGCCCTGGAAAACATCATGTATGGGGATATATTTTGTTAGGCTAACCAAGGCAGTTCCACTTAGATTACTCTGGAAGATGTTTTGTCAAGTTTCTATTCCAAATTGCCTTCACTAACATGCCTTGTTTTCTGTAAACTCAAGATAACAGCTCTCAAAATCAAGTATAATCCCTTTGCCAAAGCCTTCCTGGATGCAAAAGAAAGGTGAGTTCATCTTTTTTTGCTCCAGTAGCATTTTGCTGCTGATATGGTTAAAACTGCGGCATCACGATGTGAAAGATAAATTATATAACTTAAACTTGTTTCTGCTGCCTTAAATCCAGAGTCACTCCACGGATATTAGTGGGGAGACTCTCTATATAATTATTACAATAGGGTCTGAAGTGAGTGAATATCCTCTTGCGGATCCTAGGACTTAGCGCTGTCTACACAGGAAGCCTGAAACGCGATGGTGTGAACTTCCCCAGTAATGTTATGCACTGCGTGCGTTCACTACGTTGTACTTACACTCCAATGAATCCCATAATTTGATAGTTAACTGCGGATGTCAAAAAGCTTAACTAAAGTGAAACTGCACTGCAAATGTAACGTAACTACGCTGCTACTATTTAATCTGTGTGATAACGTGTGATGTTTTTATTGAAAGTAACCTGTAGGTGCTAACTATATAAGATGTTAGAGGTGCTTCCATCAGAAATGAATTGTGGTTTGTCTTTCAAAGTTTTACTTGCATCATCCATGCTAATGCAGTAGGGCATCCAAATGATGCATTTCAGTCCATTATTGCTAACAAATTTTGTTTGGACCTGGTATGTCTTCTGACATGTGAAGTATCCCACATGCCTGCAGGAGAATCTGAATTTCTTTCCATTCATCTCGCCACATAAGCTGCTGTGTCTCAGCATCAGGGTTTCCAGCTGCAGAGGGGGAATGCTGCCTTTCGCTTGCTGGGCtgagcaggaggcagagccctgTCTTGGTCTGGGCGGGAGGCCAGGCTGAGGCTGTTGATGCTAGCAGGAACAGTGCCCACAGGTAGATTTAGAATTCCAGGTTCAGCCCCCAAATTTGGGACAAACTTAGGAACATTTTTATGTACACCATGAAACCTAAGTTCCTGCTTCCTTTATGGCAGACTGCAGAAAAGTCCACTGCTGCCTAGCAAGTGGTTAAAGAAGATGGATTTCCCTTCTTTTTAacttacttttccattttttttagtGAGTAGTTctgtttttaactttcttttgGAATTTCTCAATGAGAAGTTTTACCActaagtattttgcttttcagaaaccATCCTAAGGATGCTCCAGAAACAGCCTCTGAAGGTCAACATATGACGTATTCTCACTGTAAGGTTTTTATTTGTGTCAGCTGGAAGTTTTGCGTGGTATGATAGGTGCTGGGAACCTGGGACTTGCTTAACTGAATCATACCAGTCATTCACTGAGTCCTGAATTGTGTTCATTGAAAGggaccctttaaaaaaaaaaaagacgactgaAGAAACCTCACAGTAGGAAATAATACAACAGTTTCTGCAGAGGGATCGTTTTCCTTATGATGcagtttttcaaaattaaaagtaatCTAGAATCAAGATGATGTATGACATTTTTAGggcttcttcccccctccctccccctttttgtatttgtaactGTGAATATTTTTGTCACCTATAAAATTACCTTTCATTGATGAACAGGTAGAAAAAATGGGCAGAGCAGGggttgtaggtttttttaatgatagtttttctttcatttgttctttgaagtttgtgacattttctgttagttgtttcaggtcttgttttcAGGGTTGgtgggtgtggggtttttggggggttgggtttttggggggtttttttggttgtcaGTTGTTCCACAAACCAGTATCTTGGAATCTGCTTGGTATTTCTGAAGCACAGCTGATTCTGCAAGAAGGCTGGTTACTTTCTTTATTGTATTGCAGTGGTTTAGTGCAATAatagttttcttctctctttcccttcaaaGTGGGTGGCTGGTTGATTTCCAACCCAGATACAATGTGTGCATCGGGAAGCTCTAATTATCAGTACACTGGACCTTTGTCTCTGCCAGCTCCACACACTCCCCACAGCTGTGAGCGATATTCAGCACTGCGAGGGCATCGGGCTGCTCCGTACCCACCTTCCTACATGCAGAGAAATCATTCACCTACAGGTACAACTGTAATGCTGCTTTGCTTCCAGGGAACAGACACTCTCTGCCTGACTGACCCTTGCTTTAGGTTAGCATAAGCATTAAAACAAGCAAGAGCGGAGGCTAGGAAATAGTGTGATGAGTGTCTGTAACAATCTGCACTGAACCCTGCATGCACAGAGTGTTTAAGGCAGCGAAACAAGAGTTACAAAGAGCTAGGTGCACTGTAACTGTTAATTATAAATGAGAGTGCATGATCTTGCTTAAAATACAGCTCCCAATTATACAAAAAGAGCATTGCAAGCCTTCTTTCAATGTCATGCTATGAAGCAGTTGCAGTCTCAAGTCAAAGCAGCCCTTAGGAACACAGTAGGAGCTGACTTGAGATGAGGGCATTTGGTATTGCCAGAATGTCTTTTGAGTCCCTTTCACTCTCTAGATCTGGGTGCAGACTTCCAGAAATTCACTCTACTCTGATTAGAGGAAATTAGCCAGAAACAAGACTAAGAATAAAGTAATCTGCTTGCTAATTAGAATTTAGCAAGGAATCTTCTTTAACGGAAATATTTAAGCTCAAGTTATAAGGAAATCTGTATCAAAACATTGCCAGTCATATGGCAACTATCATTAATGAAAAGACTATCAGTCAGACTTGCAGAAATGTATATCCTATGTCTATCATGCTGTACCTTCTCATATATCACACCTGGAATTATAATGGCACCTTGCTACTCTTTTAATAAACATGTGAATTTTGTCCTTTAACCTATGGTTAGAAACCTCATGATCAGATTGCCTCCTCAGGTCTACCCATGTTCTGTTGCCTTAAGACAATGTCTCTGCAATAGTCACTGAGgatttgtttcttgctttttttttttctttcttttttttccctaaagttaATTTGTTGGAGAGCTCCAGCAATAACCTTCAGGTATTCTCAGGACATGACAGCTGGACTTTGCCATCCTCTCCACACGCTAATTTGCTGTCAGTGCCACACACAaagggagctgccagccctggccccagGTAAGGTTGCTGGAAAACTGCTGGTATTAGCAGCAGTGAGGCTTGTAGGACTGCCCTGGTGATTCACACTTTGTTCCAAGCTTTAATCGGCGTTGAGGATTTGAAACGTATCTTAAGTGCCCAACTTGAGATTCCTGGACAGATCTTTCCAACAAGCTAATTATCTCCTGctctgaaatcaatgggagcttcgtttttccccagcactgctgAAAACCAGGATCTTGGAAGAGCCACAGAGAACTCTGGTATCTACAATCTGTGAGCGTTTTaaagccaaattatttttctctctataTTCCTCACTATTCTCCTGCATGAAATGAGGATCCTACTCCCATGCAGGGATATAACAATCTAATTCATGCTCTGTTACAAAAATATTGTTAATAGGGTAGTAAACAGTTCTAGGAATGGCTGGAATTTAGACCTAGAGGGTCAATTAGTTATCAagtatttccccttcttttcacaaaacaaatgCACACATTTCTTCTCTAATTGACATGCCAGTAAAATCAGCTGCAATTCTTTAAAATTCGTAAGCATCCACAAAAAAGATCTTTAAATCTTAACCTCACGTTTATTTGTACATTTCTCTCCATGCCTCTCTCCAACATCACCAGGTCTGATGGTCACTGGTGGTTTTTCACTTGAGATCTGCAAAGCTGATCTAGTTTAGTAGCTTGATTTGGATAGCAGATAACGCACTTGACTTTACTGTGGTAAGCCTTGTGcagggaaaaaatgctttgaaataagtCATTCAAtttgtactgctttttttccagccacTACCCTTGCCTGTGGACAGTGAGCAACAGTTCTGTAAATGTTGCCAGCGCAGGAAGCGAGGTGAACAGCAGCCCTTCAAGCATGTTTCTAAGGGGTAATGTCCCCCTACCCACTGCATCATCAGTCCAAATCCCTCTGCAGGGAATGGTGTCTGGCAGCATGGAAACGCAAGGGGAAACTGCTCCAGCCAGACTATCCGACTCTGCCTGGACGTCCTCACACTCCTTTTAATGGACAGGCAGCTCTTGAGGGAAGCTCAGCCAAACAAGATTGACACAAATGGCAAACGATCTCCTAGAATTGCAGCTCAGAGCAGGGATGTGTATGCAGAAAACCGCCTTCATCAAACATCACTTTCCACTTCCCACTCTTGTGTGCCAGCGAATCCAAAATGCATaatgcaaaggcagaaaatgtttTGGGAGCCGGTTTATTACTGTAACCTTTATGCGTCATTCAGCATGATGTCCAGAAGGAATCTTTATAGTTAGTTTTGCTTCTATATCACATAAAAACTGGTCAGAGACATGGGACTGAGTGAAGCAGACATGGCAGCTGGATATTTGTATGTCATTTTAAAAGTCCTTTCTGTAACTAACGGCCAAGTCCAGGGGAAATTGTGAGCAAGTTCGCGACTGGTAATTTGAAGGGACAGCGCTGCTTTAAAAACTTTCTCTGTCACATGAAGGTTTTCACAATACCTGAAACTAAACCCTTCAGAGGATGAAATTAGTCTGACACCCTAACGACACCTGCATACACCTGTACTGTCTgtccccttcccttctccagctcctgttTGCTGTTCGTGTGCTATAGGGATAATGGACACACTCAAGCTGAGAAAGTGGCTGCATTGTAGCAGCAGGGTGCAGGGCATCTAGTTAGCATTTATAGTCTGATGTGATagtctttgaaatgaaaagttgCAATGTTTTCTATATGTGCTATTTTTGAAAGGGTGGAGGGAAAAGAATTATAGAAAAGAGATTCAGCTTGCATTTCCACTTTGCTTCTGGTATAGAGtacaaataaaatatgaataaatggTGTATTATCTCCTTAGTGCCTTTCCAAGGTGTAAACACACATACAGTCTTTTTCACCTAACAGCCTCTGACCAAGTTAAACCAGCTCTGCCAGAAGCAAGTTGACAGGAATTTTCTATTCCTTGGCCAGCAACTGGCTGTATGCTCTTGGGCATGGTAATTCATGTCTttgtacctctttcccctctcGCCTTTTGTCTGTTTCAGCTTCCTTTTTCAGGCTACAGCTTTTCCTATCCTGTGTGAGTGTACAACACCTAGAACAGTGGAGGCGTGATCCTGTCTGGGATTTCTAACCACTAGTGTGATGCAGATAATAGCAGTCATCCTCCAATCTTCCTTGTTCTCTCATTCACCTCCTCAGGCAAGCCCTATCAACTTCTCAGAGAAGAGTGCTGCCATTTGATCTCTTGTAGGGGTAAAGAAAAAATTGCAAGCTAACTCAGGTAGATATGTCCGTAGAATGAAACGCCCAGCAGCAATTCAGTTCTGTTTACAGTCACGAGCATTGATAGGGGCTGGATAGATAGCCCTCAAAGAGGAAATCCTCAGCATAGGTATAGAAGAAGATTCTCCAAAGCTCCTTGCAAGCTGGTGTCTCTACAGAGGTGGTTTTGCTTCTGCCAGATATGGCAACATTGACTTTGTGAATACTCATTTACTACATACAGGCTCTGGGAGCAGCATTTTTTGGGGGTAGACATTAGGGGCAGCAGCAAGGAGAACATTTTCATTCAGGCCATCAAATTTGCATCTGTCTGGTGAACTCAGCAAGCTCCTGTTTCATATTCTATTATCTCAGCCCTGAACCATCCCTTCAAGGTGCTCTCAGTGTTATGCATTTTCATGACTTCCCCATCTGGCCTTTTAGAATTGCTGCAGGCAAGACAGCATGCCAGGATGTACTCAGTAACACTGTTAGTTTTACTGACTTGTGCTGCTATCCCCTAAAAGCAAAGTCATGAAGTTGCTTTGGATGTGCGTTTTTATTAATGGTCAAACAGGAGCTAACAGCGCAAAAAGCTCTGTGGCCTGCTCTCAGTCTAATCCTTGTCAGTTCTGACTGTAAATCTGGCTTTCCACATTCTGTCAAAAGCTTGGTGATGAGTTTCTCAATGTTATGTTTCTCTACCTTGCAGCCAGAAATATAAGTAGGTGTTTCTCTCAAAACCAGCTCTGCTTTACAGATGAGGTTTATTAACTAACTTATGCTACCCTCTTCTGGCTGTTCAGCTCCCCACATACACACCACACGCTTGAGTCTATATAAGACGGCTatagatggtaaaaaaaaaaaaaaaaaaaaaaggtaagtggTGACTTCTCTATGTTCCAGGACTTGCTATGCTTTCTTCACAGTTAACAAGCTGGATAATGTCTTAGTTTTCCCATATACTGCATTGCAGTAACAGAAGAATGATTATCAGGTGTTATacaaactgtgtttttatttcacaaataaacAATCTAGGAGAAAATCCAATTAGCTTTCCTGATAGTCCCATAGGATTGGAAAGATAAAAAAGGGTCAAAATGAATAGGcagagtaatttttctttcttatcacTGTACAAGCAGCCATGACTCATGTCACAGGAGGCAAAAAGTTCTGAGATCTCAGAAACAAGCTAAGTTTTTGTCATTGCAGACAACTTGATTTAGCCAAAGCCTGAGAAATGACATGGAGGGATAAGAATACCCCAGGCTTGCTCACTACCTTGACATTTTGCTACTTTGGTAAAGGCTTTGAGAATTGGTGTCTGGCTTGGACCAATTACTTCCAAGGAGCAGTGGGAGCACTGGAGAAAGCTTTTGCCACTCGTTCACAAGAAAAGCTGCTGGTCTAACTTTGCAGATCTCCTTTCCTAGTG includes:
- the TBX19 gene encoding T-box transcription factor TBX19 isoform X1 codes for the protein MADLGCKKPSDCTVSRLLSVVESELRAGRDKGDPTEKQLQVVLEDATLWQRFREVTNEMIVTKNGRRMFPVLKISVSGLDPNAMYSFLLDFAPTDGHRWKYVNGEWVPAGKPEPPNHSCVYIHPDSPNFGAHWMKAAISFSKVKLTNKLNGSGQIMLNSLHKYEPQVHIVRVGGPHRMVMNCSFPETQFIAVTAYQNEEITALKIKYNPFAKAFLDAKERNHPKDAPETASEGQHMTYSHLGGWLISNPDTMCASGSSNYQYTGPLSLPAPHTPHSCERYSALRGHRAAPYPPSYMQRNHSPTVNLLESSSNNLQVFSGHDSWTLPSSPHANLLSVPHTKGAASPGPSTAENQDLGRATENSGIYNLHYPCLWTVSNSSVNVASAGSEVNSSPSSMFLRGNVPLPTASSVQIPLQGMVSGSMETQGETAPARLSDSAWTSSHSF
- the TBX19 gene encoding T-box transcription factor TBX19 isoform X3, which gives rise to MADLGCKKPSDCTVSRLLSVVESELRAGRDKGDPTEKQLQVVLEDATLWQRFREVTNEMIVTKNGRRMFPVLKISVSGLDPNAMYSFLLDFAPTDGHRWKYVNGEWVPAGKPEPPNHSCVYIHPDSPNFGAHWMKAAISFSKVKLTNKLNGSGQIMLNSLHKYEPQVHIVRVGGPHRMVMNCSFPETQFIAVTAYQNEEITALKIKYNPFAKAFLDAKERNHPKDAPETASEGQHMTYSHLGGWLISNPDTMCASGSSNYQYTGPLSLPAPHTPHSCERYSALRGHRAAPYPPSYMQRNHSPTVNLLESSSNNLQVFSGHDSWTLPSSPHANLLSVPHTKGAASPGPSTAENQDLGRATENSATTLACGQ
- the TBX19 gene encoding T-box transcription factor TBX19 isoform X2, translating into MADLGCKKPSDCTVSRLLSVVESELRAGRDKGDPTEKQLQVVLEDATLWQRFREVTNEMIVTKNGRRMFPVLKISVSGLDPNAMYSFLLDFAPTDGHRWKYVNGEWVPAGKPEPPNHSCVYIHPDSPNFGAHWMKAAISFSKVKLTNKLNGSGQIMLNSLHKYEPQVHIVRVGGPHRMVMNCSFPETQFIAVTAYQNEEITALKIKYNPFAKAFLDAKERNHPKDAPETASEGQHMTYSHLGGWLISNPDTMCASGSSNYQYTGPLSLPAPHTPHSCERYSALRGHRAAPYPPSYMQRNHSPTVNLLESSSNNLQVFSGHDSWTLPSSPHANLLSVPHTKGAASPGPSHYPCLWTVSNSSVNVASAGSEVNSSPSSMFLRGNVPLPTASSVQIPLQGMVSGSMETQGETAPARLSDSAWTSSHSF